In the genome of Gemmatimonadota bacterium, the window CAGCCGTCGCATCTCCTCGCCGCCAATGGCGGGGGCGTTGACGGCACGGGACAGGTCGCCCTCGACCAGCGCGGCACGGACCGCCTCCGCGATCTCGACCGCCACGTTCTGCTGCGCCTCCTGCGTGGCGGCGCCCAGGTGTGGCGTCAGCACCACGTTGTTCAGAGCGCGCAACCGGTGTTGCGGCGCCAGTGGCTCGAGGTCGAAGACGTCCAGCGCTGCGCCGGCCAGGCGGCCGGAGGCCAGGAACCGGGACAGCGCGGCCTCGTCCACCACGCCGCCGCGCGCCGCGTTCACCAGGAAGGCGCCCGGTTTCATGCGCGCGAGCTCCGCCTCGCCGATCATCCCGGCTGTGGACTCCGTGAGCGGCACGTGCAACGACAGCACGTCCGCGCGGCGCAGCACCTCATCCAGCGAGGCCAGCTCGATTTCCAGCGCCCGGGCGTGCTCCTCGCCCAGGAAGGGGTCGTAGGCGACGACGCGCATGCCGAAGCTCTTGGCCCGCCGAGCCACCTCGCCCCCGATCCGGCCAGCTCCTACCAGGCCCAGGATCTTGCCATACAGCTCCGTGCCGCTGAAGCGCGAGCGGTCCCACTCGCCCTCCTTCATGGAGCGATCGGCCGCCGGCACGCGCCGCACCAGCGCGAGCAGCAGCGCCATGGTCAGCTCCGCCGCGGAAACCGTGTTGCCGGAGGGCGCATTCAGCACCGCGATCCCCCGTTCCGTGGCCGCCTCGACATCGATGTTGTCCACACCCACGCCGGCCCGGCCAATCACCTGCAGCCGGTCCGCGCGCGCCAGCGCTTCCCGCGTGATGCGCGTCGCGCTGCGCACGATCACGGCATCGACCCCGGCCAGCGCGCGGGCCAGCTCCTCGCCCACCAGGCCGGGCCATTCCACAATCTCGAACCGCCCGTCTGCGCGCAGCGGCTCCAGCCCCTCCGGCGCAAGAGCGTCCGCGATCAAGATGCGATAACTCGCGCTCACGCCAGCACCTCTTCCAGCTCCGCCAGCAAACCCTCCAGCTCGGAGACCGTGTGGTCCCCCATGTGGCCAATCCGGATCAGGGCATCCTTCATCCTGCCGTACCCCGGCGCGATCGTGTACCCCCGCTCGCGCAGGGCGGCCGTGACGTGCGGGCCGGTCCACCCCGGCGGCAGCCGGATACAGGTCACGGTGGGCGAGCGGTACCCGGGCGGCGCCAGCACCTCCATGGCCAGCCCGCGGGCTCGCATGGCCTCCACCCAGTCGTAAGTCCTGCGCGCCATGGCCACGTGCCGCGCCCAGCGCCCCTCCACCGTCTCCTCGCGGATGCGCTCGGCCTGCGCCGC includes:
- a CDS encoding phosphoglycerate dehydrogenase, which gives rise to MSASYRILIADALAPEGLEPLRADGRFEIVEWPGLVGEELARALAGVDAVIVRSATRITREALARADRLQVIGRAGVGVDNIDVEAATERGIAVLNAPSGNTVSAAELTMALLLALVRRVPAADRSMKEGEWDRSRFSGTELYGKILGLVGAGRIGGEVARRAKSFGMRVVAYDPFLGEEHARALEIELASLDEVLRRADVLSLHVPLTESTAGMIGEAELARMKPGAFLVNAARGGVVDEAALSRFLASGRLAGAALDVFDLEPLAPQHRLRALNNVVLTPHLGAATQEAQQNVAVEIAEAVRAALVEGDLSRAVNAPAIGGEEMRRLRPLLDLAQRLGQLACVLADGAVEATEIRYAGAVEEGLLRPLAASALIGVLAGVLGAGAVNFVNALHLAQSRGMQVRQVRLGPHADYAEYLEVRLFSQGGGQVLVAGALLAAQHPRVVRIGDFHIDVVPRGALVVLRNRDVPGVIGRVGTLLGTAGINIGEYHQARLEAGGEALAAISVDGRLSAELVDELRGLPEVLEVRQVQLD
- a CDS encoding alanine--glyoxylate aminotransferase family protein, producing the protein LDFVLTGSQKALALPPGLAFGVAQENVLRRAQSRPGRGVYLDLLEFESSLGKYQTPNTPAISLLYALAAQAERIREETVEGRWARHVAMARRTYDWVEAMRARGLAMEVLAPPGYRSPTVTCIRLPPGWTGPHVTAALRERGYTIAPGYGRMKDALIRIGHMGDHTVSELEGLLAELEEVLA